One Candidatus Peregrinibacteria bacterium DNA segment encodes these proteins:
- a CDS encoding cupin, protein MNNQTPIKEVLKPWGKELWFAVEPEYVGKILCLKKGHRYSLQYHEKKKETQYLMKGKIKFYLGNSVDALDEIILNPGDKLDVHPGVIHRAEALEDSEIFEVSTNDLDDVVKLSDDYGRSGKGNDFENDASLARKSELFKL, encoded by the coding sequence ATGAACAATCAAACTCCCATCAAAGAAGTGCTTAAACCTTGGGGCAAGGAACTCTGGTTTGCCGTCGAGCCCGAATATGTAGGGAAAATCCTCTGCCTCAAAAAAGGCCACCGCTACTCTTTGCAATACCACGAAAAAAAGAAGGAGACGCAATACCTCATGAAGGGCAAAATCAAATTCTACCTGGGCAACAGCGTGGATGCACTCGATGAAATCATTCTGAACCCCGGCGACAAACTGGACGTGCACCCCGGTGTGATCCACCGCGCGGAAGCCTTGGAAGACTCCGAAATTTTCGAGGTCTCCACGAACGACTTAGACGACGTTGTAAAACTGTCAGACGACTACGGCCGTAGCGGCAAAGGCAACGATTTTGAAAACGATGCAAGCTTGGCTAGAAAGTCAGAGTTATTCAAGCTTTGA